The Alnus glutinosa chromosome 8, dhAlnGlut1.1, whole genome shotgun sequence DNA segment AAATCTTTCCATAAATCCACCTTTTTGTTCACGTCAGGTgactcttttctcttttgttcaCTCAAAGTTGCAGAATGGTCAGGGTTAGATTGTCGCTCCGTTAAGGATGGACCAGTTTTATGAGCTTCTCTGCTTACATTGTCGTGACTGGATGGATCATCAGAATCAGAATCAAGTAACTGGAACCTTCGGAGAGGACTGATAGTTAACTTTGGTAATGTTGACAGGTTGCCGCTTGTCTCCAAACTTGCAGAAGCTGGGGTATCAGAAAAGTGTTTCCTTTTCCTTGCCTTCCCCTGGCTGGATGATTGAGTGGTTAAAAACCCACATCCATGCAATGGGATCTTTGAACTGCTACACATAGATTGTTGATGCAATGGTGGATGTGCATCTGCCACAGATATAATAAGCATTAGTCTAGTAGAACTAAATGGGTATCCAAAgtcaatttatcattttctaatTAAAGAAAGGTCATCCAAAAATGAATATAGCAATTCTTCTATAAAGCTATTCGAACTGACATACATTAATAGACTGGGAATACTAGTGAGCTCCAAAGCATGATGGTCCTGCTTCTTTGACCATCTAGAAAGGAGTATCTAACTAGAAATAGAGAACAATTTCTTCCATAAATCCAATGTTGTAAATCAGCAGTCATTTCTTAAACACATACCTCCTGTTATACAAATCAGTGACTTGGTGAAGGAAGCCACAACTTGCTAGGAAGAAGATACATCATAGAAAACTGATCACTAAAAAATGTCTCAATCGACTGATAAGCATATTGATCATCTGATTTACAATGCTCAGAGACCCCAAAACTTCGTTagaatcatttttcttaaaaaaataaataaacttgcTAAGCAAAAATTAGAGGTTTTAGGTGTGTTTGGGGCGCCAGGGGCAAGCCAACAATATACTCGAATTCCTCTTCCCTAAAATTGCATAATCGAAAATTCTGGAACCAATAACCAATTTACAGTCTCACCATCACAAATCTcaagtagaattttttttttttcctgagcaatCCTAGGTAGCATTTATCATTCAAGaaattttacatcaaaacaaccTGGGAGCACATTCtcgaaaaaaaattgattttagtTCTGAGCCGACCTAAGCTCAGACCGCTCCTTTCCAAACTCATAATGCAGCAAATTTGATATATGATTTCCTTAACAAAGCCAGGCATGACATCTCTCAATTTGTATTAGCAACACCTCTTGAGCAAAACCTAAGCCTATACTCGCAAAGCACCCGCCTTTATCTAAGTTGATCAAATTATAGTCACATTGCTCATCTACAACAACTCTTCTAATCATTGCCCACCAACAATTCAATCAAATTAGCCAAACCAACTCTTCTTAACCATCAAAATTACCATAATCACTACATTTTAACCAAATGGGGACCCAAACAATCATATCACTAAATTGTGAAAAAGTAAATCCGAAATCATATTACATAAGAAATCAGAATAACTAactaaaacaaatttaattatttttgcataattttttaaaaaacccaatctaattatttattacCTCTGAGAAAATCGCCGTCTTGTGACGAAAACTCTTCGATCTCATCGTCACCGGCACAGCGCGAATGTGGCGAGTCCAAGCGCTTCTGGAGCAATGGCGTTTTCGTGGCGGTGGTGGGCCCTCGCCTGAGCCGCTTGAGAATCCGGGGCGGTTCCGGCCCGGTTTCAGGATCCGAGTCTAAGACCTGGGGTCCGAATGCTTCGTCCTCGCTTGCACATCCGTGTGTTACAGAGTTCGGAGCTGGCGTTTGGATCGGGTGGTCCTCCCGAAGTACTTGGAGCTCCGAATCGAGAACCAGATCGAGTCCGAGAGAGAACGAGGGGGGTTCGTAGCCCGCCATGgaagagagacacagagagagagagagagctttgaATTGGAGGGAAATGTATTTGCGGGAATTGTGTCTGTAAAATTAAATAGGGGAAATTGAGTcggaaagaattaaaaaataaaactgaaaattaaaaataaaaaagataaaagacaAATGAGTTTTAATATtataacttaaaattaaattatttaaaattataattttgtatgtGCTACCGAAAAAATGAGATTCAATGCCGCaatgaaaaaatttgaatttttgttaacttaataaaaatatatttctaaataaatttattacaaaattataTTAAGAAATTTAAAAGATTCTAGTTCAATATGGAAATTGTTTCGTATTTTCTGAATTCTGAGTTTTGGTCTTATGGCAGAAGTTGATGAGTTTCTAAATTTAACAATTAAGAATATGAATGTTAGTTCAAGATCATTTACAATTGTTTATcagaatttaagagaattcggacaggtgattgtgagatatTATTTATGGTAGGGGTGAAGACCCGGTTACGGGTaccggttattggctaaaaccggtAAAAAGTTTAGAATTGTAGGGCTGACAAATTCGGGTTGGCATGTTAGGTTCGTCTCAACCTGGTTGACCTGCCAATCCGTTAAGAGCCGACCTTGACACGACATGTTTAGTTAATGGGTCAAGCCCATCAACATTTACATAATTCATTTAAATAAGTAGGCGACGTGATATAACCAGTTTGATAAACATATGGTGTTAAGTTGGCCCAAGCATGATTCATTTGACTCATTATTtgaaaacaaacacaaataaataaataacccgTTTGACTTACTAAtccactagttttttttttttttttttttaattataaaagaacaagaaaatatagTTTTATAATTATATGGATCACACGTAGGTTAAGCGGGCTGACCCATTTATTGATCGAGTTAACTTGTGTCGATCCGAATTGATAAGAACCTTATTATACTAAATCATATATCGTTACTTTCGTGTCGAATTTGTGGGTCGTATACAAAATTTATTCTATTGAGAAGTAGCTTCACCCGCACAAAGGGGCAATCCCTATGGGGTTGATGGGTGGCTCCACCTACACTGCAGGGGATCGCTTGTTACCTACCCCACATTGTGGGGGTGACTCCACTAAGGCAGAGGGTGGTGGTGGGGGTTGGTTGTGGAGCAGAGCCACCCCTCCACTATTATTAAAGACAAAAGGAGAAATTGTTTGCATCTATGAAATTTTAGACCCCTCAACTATATAACTGAGTCTCACATATATTACAttattatatgtatatgtgACAATGAATGGTTAAGATTTACTCAAATACTTCACATCTACTGGGTAGGTAATGAAAAgtaagatttaaataaatattgaacacattatgggatttgattcatctGAACATACTATGATAAGAGACATGCTATACATGTTAcagatctaatgataattttgaaaaatagaagAATGAAAGAATAACCAAAGGAGAAAAATGATAAACACCCATTTGCTCGGGAGATATGCTATTTGATATTTATTtgtccttcttttatttttctatgttAACGTGGCATTGTCAATCTACAtttagatcaatcttaattaaaaattagggttaaacactttttggtccctgagtttttgataactttattttttagtccataagtttcaattcgcatcacaaatggtacctcaattttgaaaaaatatcaaattagtACATCAGTtaagttttccatccaaaaactaacggtctgtcacgtgtcaacatctaaggttgacacgtggcactatataaaaaaattaaaaattaaaaattttaaaaaatatttaaattaaaaaattgaaaaaaaaaaaaacaaggggatggccgaaccacctcatgaccaaaaataaaaaataaaaaaaatttaagatcgttttttgcccttgggggtggtcggaccatccccatggtggccaaggagccacccccaagttttttttttttttttttcaaaaaaaaataataaatttttttattattttttaattaatttttttatatagtgttaCTTGTCAATGcaacatcaacaaaaaaaaatacacatcaaaaaaaaaaaaaaaattagtgattgACTGACaatgtcaaataaaaaaaagtctctTTGCTCGATTTTTGTACACCAATGGCCAACTGACATTGATTTTTTCTTGGCAAATTTGTCTCCCTTAGTAATGAGACCCCTgcaatttcaaaatgagctaTTAATCTCGGCATTTATGAGgcaaaattaattcaaaggCTATTATGAcctgttcttctttgatttccttGCCATATGCTCTACTTTGGTTCAACCATGTACTTCCCATTTCCAGTGGACTTAGACTCTGCCATATATTTCTCCGATAGTAATTTCAAAAGAACGGCCTGCATTAAATGTTACGCGTTTCAAATCCTTTACTAACAAATTAATGTTAAGCGTATCAAAGCTTTGCTTGCAAAGCAAGAATAGagattcatttctttttcagattttgtaGTGCCCGCATTCTAAAAGAGAAGTATTATCTAAATGGGGTTTTTCTAGAGACACAATTGGGGTGTCTACCTTCTTTTTTATGGCGTAGTATTCTTGGGTTGAAGACAATTTTGTAAAATGGGCTGGGATGGAGAGTGGGAAATGGTACAAGTGTTGGAATATGGGGAGATGCAAGGTTTAAGCCCTGATACCCGGGTGGAGGCCCTTATTGATTCTAAATCGGGTTAGTGGAATTTGGATTTTATTCACAACCATTTTGACCTGGAGGATTTGGTTCGCATTGGTAGTGTGATCCTTAGTCCTCTTTGGCAACCTGATAAATTAATTTGGAAAGGCACCCCTTccggaatttttattttgaaaagtgcTTATCATATGGAGGTGAGGCAACTAGTTCAAGAAAGGGAGGAAAGTTCGGGTGAGAATGATAGCGGGGATGTTTGGAGATTAATATGGTCTTTGCAAGCCCCTCCCGTGCTAAGAATCTTCTGTTGGAAGGTCTCTAACAACTTGCTTCCCAATATGGTGAATCTGTACAGGAAGAAGATAGTTTTAATGATTCACCCtaacaacacaatattgtccgcttttggctctctTGAACCAAATTTTCAGGAGATCACCCATCCTGATACTTCTCTCGCAAAAGTACacttaactgcgaagttctaataggttcatggtcatcacgattttaaaacgcgttgtgtcaagaagggtgcgaatatacatataagttcATCCCCATTCCCAAGTGATGTGGaatgtcacaatcaccccctcttgggacccagcatCCCTGCTGGAGACTCTCATGAGATTCCttcattcttggcatcccaacGAGTGCTCGCTGACAActctcatgggcttgtgcatgctCTTCCCTATCTCAGGCTGAGTaacggctctgataccatttgtaatgacccaacCCAACAATACAATATTGTCTGTTTTTTGCTCCTCCGAACCAGATttttcaggaggtcacccatcctggtactactttcgcagaagcacgcttaactacggagttttgataggttcatggccatcacggctttaaaactcattgtgtcaagaagggtgagaatatatatataagcacatctccattctcagacgatgtgggacgtcacaataaTGCCTAACTCTTTATGCCCAATCTATACAAGAAAACCAGAATCCACGTTTCATTGTATGTGGAGGTGTCCATCAGCCGAAGCTGTTTGGCAAGATTGCAATAGGAGAATATTACATAAGCTTACTTGTGAGAGTACTGATGGTAGGGGGTTGCTTCTTTATTTGTTTGAGAAGCTTGACAAAGAAGATGTGCTGGAAGCTCTCACAGTGGCGCAGATGATTTGGCATCGACGAAATGACTATGTGTTTGGACGAGGCTTTACTCTTCCTAGCCAGTTGATTGTTGTCGTGAAGGTGTCTTTAGATAGCTTTTCACAAGCATCCATTAGTACTACAAGGTCCTCTAGTGCACGGAATCAGGCTCTTTCTATTTGGAGAAAACCTCAAGAGGGAAGGTGGAAGATAAATTGGGATGCGGCCATTGATAAGCAGACACTAAAAATAGGCATCGGTATAGTGATCAGGGACTTTGATGGAAGTGTTGTGGTAGCAAGTGCGAAGTTCCTTCCCTATATCATTGATCCCCCAACTGCCGAAGCTGTGGCGGCCTGGTATGCAGTTTCTTTAGGCAAAGAAGTAGGAGGTGTGAGCATCATTCTTGAGGATGATTCTCTGGAGGTGGTCTCGGCTCTACGTGAGAAGGACTCCGGGAACCGAGTATTTGGCCACCTTTTAGACGACACGAAAGCCTgcttctctcatttttcttctgTTGATGTAATGCATGTTAGGCGAAATGCTAATAACGCAGCTCGTGTGTTGGCAAAATGTGCGATTTCTCAAATGCTAGACATGGTATGAATTGAGGAGTGTCCACCCTTTATTCATAGCGTTGTCTTAGCAAAATAGTTTGTTTCTTTGGATTAGTGAAatctcatcattttcattaaaaaaaaaatgtatactaAATTGACGTGAAATTGATTAATTGattacatttttcttaattaattattataattaatcagCTCCACATCAATTTGATACCCAAATAcataactatatttttaaaaattacgttttaaTTTACTAagatttgaaattgagaaatcaAACAAACACTAGAACTCAAAGAAAATTAGAATCATGTGTTTACCAAATTTGTGGGTCCCATAATGAAATGTTCATATTACATTTAGGGGTGCACAAGCATGCAGAACGGTTATTAACAGCTAATAACAAGTAACTACTAATAACCGCTAACTAGGAAACCGTAAATAATCGCAACCGGGTAtcggttttatatatatacacaaataattgtatttattatagATGGGCATGCATCAAAGTCAAACCTTCAAATTTAATGAATGAATCATCTTACGTTTTCTAACAGGGaggtttggtattttttttttaattgtcatcatattttaattatacaATTATCATTATactttataatatttgtttgattgattttatttacaatcattttatttaatatatgaaCTTGATTGTGAGCTAATTGAGATGAATAAATGTTGAACAGTAAATGAAATTATGCACGTCCAgtaatatttactatttagaattgaatattgaattaaaaaaaaaagtataaaaattgaTTATCCAGTTAATAACTTGTTTTTAATAACCGAATAACCGACTATCGATAATAATCGCAACTGTAATCGCAACCGATTGGTCATTCTGGACCGGACTGGTATGAACATTCATATATAACTATTTAGATGTTGGGTTTCCAACAGGCGCTGGCTGATTCAACAAATTTGTCCTTGTTTGTTTCTCtgctctttttctctcttttttcttcacCTGTACACTAACCAACTGTACGAGAATACAAACAATGACTAGGTGGTTGAATTTTGAACCGTCCGATCCAGGTTTTACTTTACAAGTACTCCATCTTCCACAAGCATTCCCCCATCTTGGCATCTTCCaatttgataataatatttctttttattttaattaagttgAACAAGTCCCACTtcaaaaaaggaataaaatttgataatgtcttcctctatttttttttttatttattgtatttatgagattatttctaaattaaaatttgtaagTCATATCATTACGGATAACATcatgatattatatatatatatatgaacaaaagtaaactaaaaaatatctttttctttaatctttGTTAATTATTAATTCTTATAcgtataaaaattaaaaatcttttaaatatgaaaattaagaTCGAAGTGAAACACAAAAAGAATTAACAACCAAAACCAAGAAATAATTAACTTCAAACTCTGCCTCATTAAAAGGTGTGTTTGGTATTTACAGCAAACCAAAATGTGTAGAACAAAAACCAAGAAGCCCTCCAATTCTAAACCTATTGAGCTCTTCAATTCCTtcacaaaattaattaacaagaTCCAATTACATGACATTGACCAACAACAAGACATCGATCCTTAAAGaaacactaatatatatatcattttttatcaTCATCGATATGATCATGATCACCACTACATGTACACTGTACTGATCGATCAACGCTTTACGTACAAGAACGTACCGGATCAATTCACTTCAGGAATGCTCTGTAGGGCAGGCCTCCAGGAGCGATGATGCGCCTCGTACCGATCACTAACGCTCATCAACTGGGCAAGAACCTGGTGCACCGACAAGTCTTTTATGTCCACCCTACCGAGCAACTCCTCCAGCTGCTTCCTTGTGATCTTGATCTTCACCTCCGTAGTTTTGGCTGCTGTTGTAGACGAACTAAACCCGGTAGTACTGTCATGATCATCTCCAAGAAGACCCTTCTCCTCCTCCATTCTCTTGGCCCCCTTACCCATTTCATCACCGGCGAAAAGACCTCCCTTTTCGGGCGACCCCCAGTCCTCGCCACCCCATTGCATAGAAGATTCGTGCCTTATACAATTTCCCATTATTCCTCAGTACTTGttatgtatcttttcttttcttttctttttctttttatgttttccTTTGTTTGTGGACAAGGTTTTGGACATGGAGGGGAGTGggctatacatatatatatatatatatatatatacacaaagagagagagagagagagagaaaggtggtGACAGAGAAATGGGAAGGTAATGGGGAAAGATAATGGAGGAGAAAGAGTCAGACCTACTTTGTTGCCACCTCGGATGACATGCTGTCCTACGTGGCAGGTAATGCGGGTTTGACCCCATCACGATCATTGGTTCCAACTGAAAGCATGTGATGACTTCCACATTGGTAGCTAGAGCCGTCGGTGGGCGCGCGGCGGCGGCTTGATTTGGCTTACCAAGAATTAGCCCCTTAATTTGAtcagttagtttaataataGCCTTTAATTGGTCTGTgtgaaaaaatagagaaattttcATGCATGGTACGTAATTGCTTGAGCTTAATTGCTGTTTGTACAGACGAAATTGCTAATTaatacataatttaaaaaattataaatttatttttaaataaaaaattatattatctatatatatatatatatatatatatatatatatataaagaaaaagaattgaaattattaatgtgaATTTGAAACAATTTATCTGCATTCGAATTTCACActgaattttttatatatgcatCCCATAATCAATCCAAGgaaatgaaattattattaataaaataaaaaactcgaAGAAGATCCTCTCTCTCTTAGCAAGGGCTATCTCTCTTTGTGAAGgaatgaataatattttttaagtttatgggTCTTGGGAAAGAAAGAATAAGGGAGAATTTCATTTAAATCTACTGAATTgttatcacttttacaattattctcataaacttgaaaatttctcaatttagtgtatcaatctttcaattcttttcaatttcaccaattcGTTATGATTTTTCATtcaattctatcaaaattttcatttttttttaaatatatatatatatatatatatatatatatatatatatatatatatatatatatatatatatatatatatatatatatataattccaaATATTCAAGcgtgagtatttttgcaaattccgttaaatccttACCAGCGCttaaattctaataattttttcctaaaaaaaaaatatgggtattttgaaaaatttgacaccaatccattaggatttatggaaaatcctaacggatgaatgaaattgaaaaaaattgaaagatagatatactaaattgaaagttttttacGTTTAAGAGGGTAATTGCAAATGCAATGGAAGTTCAAAGGGATTAAATGAAGTTTcctaaaagaaaacaaactttttaatgaatttgaagaaatgcttgaattttttttttattttttttactagcaCTTTCTTTATTCATATCCGCACAGGCAGGGTTTTCTGTTTAGACTTGTGGGCACAGGTTGGGTTTTTGTAAAACCGTGCCGGGCAGGGCGGGGTGCAGGTTGTGTTTAAAAAACCCTGGGGACCCGCCCCTCCACGCTCCACATCAATCCTTATAagcgaacaaaaaaaaaaaaaaaaaaaaaaaaaaaaaaaaaaacctaacaatcTAACAATCTAACATATTGCCCATACCTCCTGCGCCGC contains these protein-coding regions:
- the LOC133875405 gene encoding uncharacterized protein LOC133875405, which encodes MGNCIRHESSMQWGGEDWGSPEKGGLFAGDEMGKGAKRMEEEKGLLGDDHDSTTGFSSSTTAAKTTEVKIKITRKQLEELLGRVDIKDLSVHQVLAQLMSVSDRYEAHHRSWRPALQSIPEVN